A section of the Campylobacter lanienae NCTC 13004 genome encodes:
- the nifJ gene encoding pyruvate:ferredoxin (flavodoxin) oxidoreductase — translation MSKIMKTMDGNEAAAYASYAFTEVAGIYPITPSSPMADYVDIWASEGKKNLFGMPVKVVEMQSEAGAAGTVHGSLQAGALTTTFTAAQGLLLKIPNMYKIAGQMLPGVIHVAARSLAAQALSIFGDHQDIYACRQTGFAMLATGSVQEVMDLAGVAHLSAIKGRVPFLHFFDGFRTSHEIQKIEVMDYSVFDRLLDKEAVEEFRRTSMNPENPKIRGTAQNDDIYFQTRELTNKFYDAIPDIVAYYMSEISKVTSRNYAPFVYYGAKDATRVIVAMGSVTQTLEEVVDYLNSKGEKVGVLKVHLYRPFSIKYMFDVMPKSVEKIAVLDRTKEPGSLGEPLYLDIKSAYYGKENAPIIVGGRYGLSSKDVDPAQMLAVYENLNSPTPKDGFTVGIVDDVSFTSLAVGDKISLSDEDCIECLFYGLGADGTVGANKNSIKIIGDKTDLYAQAYFAYDSKKSGGYTRSHLRFGKNPIRSTYLVSNPHFIACSVAAYLDIYDVVDGLRDGGTFLLNSIWDAQKTIEKIPNRVKRILAQKNANFYILNATKLAYEIGLGNRTNTIMQSAFFKLSGIIDYEEARKYMKEYAYKTYHKKGDKIVEMNYKAIDEGASELVKIDIDPSWINLSDDIKEDKYKGSDFVENIAKPMNAARGDYLPVSAFVGYEDGSFESGTTEFEKRGVGVMVPKWIEENCIQCNQCAFVCPHAVIRPFLIDENEMANAPQGVKDRAINAKGKELTGLKYKIQVSPLDCTGCELCAHECPSKEKSLVMVPLNGEIEKGEQENADYLFKKVVYKDDLMNKQSVKGSGFAQPLFEFHGACPGCGETPYITLVTRLFGEQLMIANATGCSSIYGGSAPSSPYRKSNKTGNGVAWANSLFEDNAEFGMGMEIAMQTIRNRVESIMLNTKDKSPNAIAALYNDWLANKNDRIATQNIRDTLVPLLEANSNFEGAKELLSLKQYIAKKSQWIIGGDGWAYDIGYGGLDHVLASGENVNVLVLDTEVYSNTGGQSSKSSRSGSVAQFSASGKAVQKKDLGQISMTYGNIFVAQINLNASQANVIKAITAAEEYDGPSLIIAYSPCIAHGIKGGLTMSGEQAELATACGYWPTYIYDPSLLAQGKNPLKITSKEPNWDRYEEFLLNEVRYNSLKKINPSHADELFAKNLNDAKRRYRQLKRLAAADYSDELN, via the coding sequence ATGAGCAAAATTATGAAAACCATGGATGGCAACGAAGCAGCAGCTTACGCCTCTTATGCTTTTACAGAAGTTGCTGGGATATATCCTATTACGCCTAGCTCACCTATGGCAGACTATGTGGATATATGGGCAAGTGAAGGCAAGAAAAATCTCTTTGGGATGCCTGTTAAAGTAGTCGAGATGCAAAGCGAAGCCGGTGCGGCCGGTACGGTACATGGTAGCCTTCAAGCTGGAGCATTAACTACTACATTTACAGCAGCTCAAGGGCTATTGCTTAAAATTCCAAATATGTATAAAATCGCAGGCCAAATGCTACCAGGCGTGATCCATGTCGCAGCTAGATCTTTGGCGGCTCAAGCCTTATCAATTTTTGGCGATCATCAAGATATATACGCTTGTAGGCAGACTGGATTTGCTATGCTTGCTACTGGGTCAGTCCAAGAAGTTATGGATCTAGCGGGGGTAGCTCACCTTAGTGCGATTAAAGGTAGGGTGCCGTTTTTACATTTTTTTGATGGATTTAGAACTAGCCATGAAATTCAAAAAATCGAAGTGATGGATTATAGTGTATTTGATAGATTGCTTGATAAAGAGGCAGTTGAAGAGTTTAGACGCACATCTATGAATCCCGAAAATCCAAAAATCAGAGGAACGGCTCAAAATGATGATATATATTTTCAAACTAGGGAGCTAACAAACAAATTTTATGATGCTATCCCTGATATTGTGGCTTATTATATGAGTGAGATATCTAAGGTTACTAGTAGAAATTACGCACCATTTGTATATTATGGCGCTAAAGATGCCACTAGAGTGATTGTAGCGATGGGTTCAGTTACTCAAACGCTTGAAGAAGTTGTGGATTATCTAAATTCCAAAGGCGAAAAAGTAGGCGTGCTAAAAGTCCATCTATATAGACCATTTAGCATTAAATATATGTTTGATGTGATGCCTAAATCAGTAGAAAAGATAGCCGTTTTAGACCGCACCAAAGAGCCAGGAAGCCTTGGTGAGCCACTATATTTAGATATCAAATCCGCATATTATGGCAAAGAGAATGCCCCGATTATAGTAGGTGGAAGATATGGCCTAAGCTCAAAAGATGTCGATCCAGCTCAAATGTTAGCAGTATATGAAAATTTAAATTCACCTACGCCTAAAGATGGATTTACAGTTGGTATAGTAGATGATGTCTCATTTACTTCACTAGCAGTAGGAGATAAAATTTCACTAAGTGATGAAGATTGTATAGAGTGTTTATTTTATGGGCTTGGAGCTGATGGTACGGTTGGAGCAAATAAAAACTCAATCAAAATTATCGGCGATAAAACAGATCTATATGCTCAAGCATATTTTGCTTACGATAGCAAAAAATCCGGCGGCTATACTAGAAGCCATCTAAGATTTGGCAAAAATCCTATCCGCTCTACATATCTAGTATCAAATCCGCATTTTATAGCCTGTTCTGTGGCGGCGTATTTGGATATTTATGATGTTGTAGATGGTTTAAGAGATGGGGGGACATTTTTGTTAAATTCCATTTGGGATGCTCAAAAAACAATAGAGAAAATCCCAAATAGAGTTAAACGCATTTTAGCGCAAAAAAATGCGAATTTCTATATACTAAATGCTACAAAATTAGCCTATGAAATAGGCCTAGGAAATCGCACAAATACCATTATGCAATCGGCATTTTTCAAGCTTTCAGGTATAATTGACTATGAAGAAGCGCGAAAATATATGAAAGAATACGCCTACAAAACCTATCACAAAAAAGGTGATAAAATTGTAGAGATGAACTACAAAGCCATCGATGAGGGTGCTAGTGAGTTAGTCAAAATAGATATTGATCCAAGCTGGATAAATTTAAGCGATGATATAAAAGAGGATAAATATAAAGGTAGTGATTTTGTAGAAAATATCGCTAAACCTATGAATGCTGCTCGTGGGGATTATTTGCCTGTTTCAGCCTTTGTAGGGTATGAAGATGGCTCTTTTGAGTCTGGGACTACTGAATTTGAAAAGCGTGGCGTAGGTGTGATGGTGCCAAAATGGATAGAGGAGAATTGTATCCAGTGTAATCAATGTGCTTTTGTATGCCCACATGCTGTTATTAGGCCGTTTTTGATAGATGAAAATGAGATGGCAAATGCCCCACAAGGTGTCAAAGATAGAGCGATCAACGCTAAAGGCAAAGAGCTAACAGGATTAAAATACAAAATTCAAGTAAGCCCATTAGATTGTACCGGTTGTGAGCTATGTGCCCATGAGTGCCCAAGCAAAGAAAAATCCCTAGTAATGGTGCCGCTAAATGGCGAAATAGAAAAAGGCGAACAAGAAAACGCAGATTATCTATTTAAAAAAGTTGTCTATAAAGATGATTTAATGAACAAACAAAGCGTCAAAGGCTCTGGCTTTGCTCAACCTTTATTTGAATTCCACGGCGCATGTCCAGGATGTGGTGAAACGCCATATATCACGCTAGTTACAAGGCTATTTGGCGAGCAATTAATGATAGCTAATGCGACTGGTTGTAGCTCTATTTATGGCGGGTCAGCACCATCATCACCATATAGAAAATCTAATAAAACAGGCAACGGCGTAGCATGGGCGAATTCGCTATTTGAAGATAATGCCGAGTTTGGTATGGGTATGGAGATAGCTATGCAAACTATCCGCAATAGAGTAGAGAGCATAATGCTAAATACCAAAGACAAATCCCCAAATGCTATAGCAGCGCTATATAATGACTGGTTAGCTAATAAAAATGATAGAATAGCTACCCAAAATATTAGAGATACCTTAGTCCCACTACTTGAAGCAAATTCAAATTTCGAAGGGGCAAAAGAGCTTTTAAGCCTTAAACAATACATAGCTAAAAAATCACAATGGATCATTGGTGGCGATGGCTGGGCTTATGATATCGGATATGGCGGTTTGGATCATGTATTAGCAAGTGGTGAAAATGTCAATGTTTTAGTCCTTGATACAGAGGTTTATTCAAACACAGGTGGCCAAAGCTCAAAATCTAGCCGAAGTGGCTCAGTAGCACAATTTAGCGCTAGTGGCAAAGCAGTCCAAAAGAAAGATTTAGGCCAAATTTCAATGACTTATGGTAATATCTTTGTAGCCCAAATCAATCTAAACGCTAGTCAAGCAAATGTGATAAAAGCTATCACCGCAGCTGAAGAATATGATGGCCCAAGTCTTATAATAGCCTATTCTCCATGTATAGCTCATGGTATCAAAGGTGGCCTTACTATGTCAGGAGAGCAAGCGGAGTTAGCCACAGCTTGTGGATATTGGCCTACATATATCTATGATCCAAGTCTATTAGCTCAAGGCAAAAATCCGCTTAAAATTACATCCAAAGAGCCTAATTGGGATAGATATGAAGAGTTTTTATTAAACGAAGTTCGTTATAACTCGCTTAAAAAGATCAATCCTAGTCACGCAGATGAGCTATTTGCTAAAAACCTAAACGACGCTAAGCGACGATATAGACAATTAAAACGCTTAGCCGCAGCTGATTATAGCGATGAGTTAAATTAA
- a CDS encoding HAD family hydrolase has translation MINKPTILFDLDGTLIDSTEAIVNGFYKAFRSHNFTEPTKAQICSLVGHPLEYMFGSLGVKEHLIADFIAIYKDDYRQNYLAQTTLLPGGFEAVSKASEFANLGVVTTKTSLYSKNLLENLGILKYFSVVIGRDDVTHPKPNPEPILKALEVIGKSPKSYMIGDTPMDAKAAKSAGIVSIGVTCGYESRENLESICDYVCLDTLSAVEYIKISNS, from the coding sequence ATGATAAATAAACCTACTATTTTATTTGATCTTGATGGGACACTTATTGACTCTACTGAAGCTATCGTAAATGGATTTTATAAGGCTTTTAGGAGCCATAATTTCACCGAGCCTACAAAGGCTCAAATTTGCTCATTAGTGGGACATCCTTTGGAGTATATGTTTGGCTCACTTGGAGTTAAAGAGCATTTGATAGCTGATTTTATCGCTATTTACAAAGATGATTATAGACAAAACTACCTAGCACAAACCACTCTTTTACCCGGTGGATTTGAAGCAGTTAGCAAGGCTAGTGAATTTGCGAATTTAGGAGTAGTAACCACAAAAACCTCTTTATATTCTAAAAATTTGCTTGAAAACTTAGGAATTTTAAAATATTTTAGCGTTGTTATAGGGCGAGATGATGTAACCCATCCAAAGCCAAATCCTGAGCCGATTCTAAAGGCTTTAGAAGTGATTGGCAAGAGTCCAAAAAGCTATATGATAGGCGATACTCCAATGGATGCTAAAGCGGCTAAGAGTGCCGGTATTGTCAGTATTGGCGTAACTTGTGGATATGAGAGTAGAGAGAATTTAGAGTCAATCTGCGATTATGTCTGCTTAGATACTTTAAGCGCTGTAGAGTATATCAAGATATCTAATTCATAA
- a CDS encoding mechanosensitive ion channel family protein, whose protein sequence is MQIITDFDYTAILALCAKYSLRVIFSLLIFFIGKWVVWRICLVIERVIQKAKLDKLIASFIVNSSKTIFLIIVIVAALANLGIDTTSFVAMLGAIGLGIGMAFKDSFGNIGAGILILFFRPFRIGDNIDIGGYNGVASELNLFSICLITGDGKSVIIPNKQVINSKIINFSLTPTRRVELLFSVDYKDDLRLAKDIILNIANQNELILKEPAPSVLVSALGAHSIDILVRFWVLNENYSATQSAMLEGVKMAFDEAGISIPYPQLVTHHIYEKESEDDK, encoded by the coding sequence ATGCAGATAATCACCGATTTTGATTATACGGCTATATTGGCACTTTGTGCTAAATATAGCCTTAGAGTTATATTTTCACTACTTATATTTTTTATTGGCAAGTGGGTTGTTTGGCGAATTTGTCTTGTTATAGAAAGAGTTATACAAAAAGCCAAATTAGATAAATTAATAGCTAGTTTTATTGTAAATTCATCCAAAACAATATTTTTGATAATTGTCATTGTAGCAGCATTAGCAAATCTTGGTATCGATACGACCTCATTTGTAGCGATGCTTGGTGCCATAGGGCTTGGTATCGGTATGGCCTTTAAAGATTCATTTGGCAATATCGGAGCTGGGATTTTGATTCTATTTTTTAGGCCATTTAGGATAGGGGATAATATCGATATTGGCGGATATAACGGCGTAGCGAGTGAGTTAAATTTATTTAGTATATGTCTAATAACTGGCGATGGCAAAAGCGTCATTATCCCAAATAAACAGGTCATAAATAGCAAAATTATAAATTTCTCACTAACACCAACAAGGCGAGTTGAGCTACTTTTTAGTGTGGATTATAAAGATGATTTAAGATTAGCTAAGGATATAATCTTAAATATCGCAAATCAAAATGAGTTAATCCTAAAAGAGCCCGCACCTAGCGTATTAGTAAGTGCTCTTGGGGCTCACAGCATTGATATATTAGTTAGATTTTGGGTGCTTAATGAAAATTATAGCGCCACGCAGTCAGCTATGCTAGAAGGCGTTAAAATGGCATTTGACGAAGCTGGGATTAGTATCCCATATCCGCAACTTGTAACGCATCATATATATGAGAAAGAGAGCGAAGATGATAAATAA
- a CDS encoding OmpA family protein, translated as MKKIILALCAASAIFASDRYELTIVGGYAHPEGTQGIDDQKLIGLRLGRNLDLSWLSQIELGFDYTPKATFEDKNGKEIGYDTRIARYYLNLVKDFALTDRFSVYALAGAGYQDLSKEANDANDDGFGQAGLGVKFKVVDNFAIKLEARDAINFKEGDSTFLYTLGFASSFGATKKSEPTITQEAPIASQVVDGDDDNDGVLNSKDRCPNTPAGAVVDENGCQKLIRLNLHANFASDSATLSPKFVAKIEEVAKVLNMNSEYKVVLEGHTDSTGSEKYNQILSEKRAKAVADVLINMGVSKDRIQTIGYGELSPIATNKTKEGRAQNRRVDAKFSN; from the coding sequence ATGAAAAAAATCATTTTAGCATTATGTGCGGCGTCAGCGATATTTGCAAGTGATAGATATGAACTAACCATAGTTGGTGGATATGCTCACCCAGAGGGCACTCAAGGTATTGATGATCAAAAGCTAATTGGTCTAAGATTAGGTAGAAATTTAGATCTATCTTGGCTTAGTCAAATTGAGCTTGGCTTTGATTACACTCCTAAGGCTACATTTGAAGACAAAAATGGCAAAGAAATTGGCTATGATACAAGAATTGCTAGATACTATTTAAATTTAGTAAAAGATTTTGCTTTAACCGATAGATTTTCTGTTTATGCCTTGGCCGGTGCTGGATATCAAGATCTAAGTAAAGAGGCAAATGATGCTAATGATGATGGATTTGGTCAAGCTGGTTTGGGGGTTAAATTTAAAGTAGTGGATAATTTTGCTATCAAATTAGAAGCAAGAGATGCTATTAACTTCAAAGAAGGAGATAGCACATTTTTATATACTTTAGGTTTTGCTAGTAGCTTTGGTGCTACCAAAAAATCCGAGCCTACCATAACCCAAGAAGCCCCTATCGCTTCACAAGTAGTAGATGGCGATGATGATAATGATGGAGTGTTAAATAGCAAAGATAGATGCCCTAATACCCCAGCAGGTGCCGTGGTTGATGAAAATGGCTGTCAAAAATTAATTAGATTAAATTTACATGCTAATTTCGCAAGTGATAGCGCAACTTTAAGCCCAAAATTTGTAGCTAAAATAGAAGAAGTTGCTAAAGTTTTAAATATGAATAGCGAGTATAAAGTTGTATTAGAAGGCCACACAGATTCTACAGGTTCAGAAAAATATAACCAAATTTTATCAGAAAAAAGAGCCAAAGCAGTAGCAGATGTGCTTATAAATATGGGTGTAAGCAAAGATAGAATCCAAACAATAGGCTATGGTGAGTTATCTCCAATCGCTACAAACAAAACCAAAGAGGGTAGAGCACAAAATCGCCGTGTTGATGCTAAATTTAGTAATTAA